The region TTTCGTTAATTACTTTGAACATGTCGTCTAATTGCTGTTCTGCATTATTGGTCAAAGTTCCCAGTAAGTCATTGTTAACCTGAGAAGAGTGAATTCTTGTTAAGATTGGTTCTCCAAGATTCCAGGTTCCTTTGGTTAAGGCAATATGAATTTGTTTGTTAGTTGTCTGCTCGTAAGCTCTTAACCTGAAAGTTCCAAAACGAGTCTCGATATCAAAGTCTTCTTTTTTGACAATTAAGCTGTCGTGCTGCATTCTGTAGGCAACCAAATCTTCAATAGAAACTAATTTTAAATCAAATTTTTTAGCCACTTTTACTAATTCCGGTAAACGAGACATTGTTCCGTCTTCGTTCAGAATTTCGCAGATAACACCTGCAGGTTTAAATCCTGCAAGACGTGCAAAGTCAATAGCGGCTTCAGTGTGTCCTGTTCTTCTTAAAACACCACCTTGTTTGGCAATTAGAGGGAAAATATGTCCGGGACGAGCTAAATCGTGTGGTTTTGTATTAGGGTCAATCAATGACTGAACAGTTTTTGATCGGTCTGCAGCAGAAATCCCGGTTGTAACACCATTCCCTTTTAAATCAACGGAAACGGTAAAAGCAGTTTCCATATGATCTGTATTGTTGGTAACCATGGCACGAAGATCCAATTCTTTGCAACGGCTTTCGGTTAATGGTGTGCAGATCAAGCCACGTCCGTGTGTAGCCATAAAGTTGATCATTTCCGGTGTTGTTTTTTCAGCTGCTGCTAAAAAATCACCTTCATTTTCGCGATCTTCATCATCGACTACAATGATTACTTTACCTTGACGAATATCTTCTATAGCTTCCTCAATGGTGTTCAGTTGTATTTTTGTTGTTGACATAATTATTTTTGCTTTTGAGCTGGTAGAAACCGCTCGGAAATTTTCTGAAATAGTTGTGAGATCGGAGTCGTAATCGCGTCAAAATTGATTAGTCCGTTGTCGTTTGTTGCACGATAAGTTAAAAGAATAGCTAACGGTAATAAAATAAACGAAGACATCCATGAGCCCATAAACGGAGTCATACCGCCTTCCTGTGATAATCTTTTTCCGAAAGTATTGATAAAGTGAAAAGTAATAAAAATCAATACCGCAAATACGATTGGAAGTCCAAGTCCGCCTTTTCGAATAATAGCACCAAGAGGAGCTCCAATAAAGAACATTAAAAAACAGGCAAATGCAATAACGAATTTTTCGTATAATGCGCTTAAATGTTTGTTAATCTCACGT is a window of Flavobacterium crocinum DNA encoding:
- the ribB gene encoding 3,4-dihydroxy-2-butanone-4-phosphate synthase, which gives rise to MSTTKIQLNTIEEAIEDIRQGKVIIVVDDEDRENEGDFLAAAEKTTPEMINFMATHGRGLICTPLTESRCKELDLRAMVTNNTDHMETAFTVSVDLKGNGVTTGISAADRSKTVQSLIDPNTKPHDLARPGHIFPLIAKQGGVLRRTGHTEAAIDFARLAGFKPAGVICEILNEDGTMSRLPELVKVAKKFDLKLVSIEDLVAYRMQHDSLIVKKEDFDIETRFGTFRLRAYEQTTNKQIHIALTKGTWNLGEPILTRIHSSQVNNDLLGTLTNNAEQQLDDMFKVINENGKGAVIFINQDMTAVNLLNRISELKTLQSQGTLKAPKVIIDSKDYGIGAQILHDIDISKIRLVSNTEQTKRVGMIGYGLEITEYVNY